A window of the Pseudomonas gozinkensis genome harbors these coding sequences:
- the hisD gene encoding histidinol dehydrogenase, with product MTAPTAIRRLNAADPDFAHHLDHLLSWESVSDDSVNQRVLDIIKAVRERGDAALVEFTQKFDGLEVASMADLILPRERLELALTRITVPQREALEKAAARVRSYHEKQKQDSWSYTEADGTVLGQKVTPLDRAGLYVPGGKASYPSSVLMNAIPAKVAGVTEVVMVVPTPRGEVNELVLAAACIAGVDRVFTIGGAQAVAALAYGTESVPQVDKVVGPGNIYVATAKRHVFGQVGIDMIAGPSEILVVCDGQTDPDWIAMDLFSQAEHDEDAQAILVSPDAEFLDKVAASIDKLLPTMDRATIIETSINGRGALIHVRDMAQAIEVANRIAPEHLELSVADPQAWLPQIRHAGAIFMGRHTSEALGDYCAGPNHVLPTSGTARFSSPLGVYDFQKRSSIIFCSEAGASELGKTASILARGESLSAHARSAEYRIKDEVKGN from the coding sequence ATGACCGCACCGACTGCAATTCGCCGACTCAACGCTGCTGACCCGGATTTCGCGCATCATCTGGATCATCTGCTGAGCTGGGAAAGTGTGTCTGACGACTCGGTCAATCAGCGGGTGCTGGACATCATCAAGGCTGTGCGCGAGCGCGGTGACGCGGCGCTGGTCGAGTTCACCCAGAAATTCGACGGCCTCGAAGTCGCCTCGATGGCGGACCTGATCCTGCCGCGCGAGCGTCTGGAACTGGCCCTGACCCGCATCACTGTCCCACAACGCGAAGCGCTGGAAAAAGCCGCGGCCCGCGTGCGCAGCTATCACGAGAAACAGAAGCAGGACTCCTGGAGCTACACCGAAGCCGACGGCACGGTGCTGGGCCAGAAAGTCACGCCACTGGATCGCGCCGGTCTGTATGTACCGGGCGGAAAGGCGTCGTACCCGTCGTCGGTGTTGATGAACGCGATTCCGGCCAAGGTTGCCGGCGTGACCGAAGTGGTCATGGTGGTGCCGACCCCGCGCGGTGAAGTCAACGAGCTGGTGCTGGCGGCGGCGTGCATCGCCGGCGTCGACCGGGTGTTCACCATCGGTGGTGCGCAAGCAGTTGCCGCATTGGCCTATGGCACCGAAAGCGTGCCGCAGGTGGACAAGGTCGTTGGTCCGGGCAACATCTATGTCGCCACGGCCAAGCGTCACGTGTTCGGTCAGGTCGGCATCGACATGATCGCCGGCCCGTCGGAAATCCTCGTGGTGTGCGACGGCCAGACCGATCCGGACTGGATCGCCATGGACCTTTTCTCTCAGGCCGAGCACGACGAAGACGCTCAGGCGATTCTGGTCAGCCCGGACGCCGAGTTCCTCGACAAGGTCGCCGCGAGCATCGACAAACTGCTGCCGACCATGGATCGCGCGACCATCATCGAAACCTCGATCAATGGCCGAGGCGCCCTGATTCACGTGCGGGACATGGCCCAGGCCATCGAAGTCGCCAACCGCATCGCGCCGGAACACCTTGAGCTGTCGGTCGCAGACCCGCAGGCTTGGCTGCCGCAGATCCGCCACGCCGGCGCGATCTTCATGGGGCGTCACACTTCCGAAGCGCTGGGCGACTACTGCGCCGGTCCGAACCACGTGTTGCCGACCTCCGGCACCGCGCGTTTCTCCTCGCCGCTGGGCGTTTATGACTTCCAGAAACGCTCGTCGATCATCTTCTGCTCCGAGGCCGGCGCTTCGGAGCTTGGCAAGACCGCATCGATCCTGGCCCGTGGCGAATCGCTGAGCGCCCACGCGCGCAGCGCCGAATACCGCATCAAAGACGAAGTGAAGGGGAACTGA
- the hisC gene encoding histidinol-phosphate transaminase: protein MSKFWSPFVKDLVPYVPGEQPKLTRLVKLNTNENPYGPSPKALAAMQTELNDNLRLYPDPNSDLLKNAVAKYYGVQSNQVFLGNGSDEVLAHIFHGLLQHDQPILFPDISYSFYPVYCGLYGIKFDAVPLDAQFRINPADYAKPNGGIIFPNPNAPTGCLLALEAVEQILKASPDSVVVVDEAYIDFGGETAITLVDRYPNLLVTQTLSKSRSLAGLRVGLAVGHPELIEALERIKNSFNSYPIDRMANVGAAAAFEDREYFDKTCALVIESREWVVAQLQAKGFEVLPSAANFIFARHPQHDAAGLAAKLREQGVIVRHFKQERIAQFLRISIGTPEQNQALIDGLGEL from the coding sequence ATGAGCAAATTCTGGAGCCCGTTCGTCAAGGATCTGGTGCCTTACGTGCCGGGCGAGCAGCCGAAGCTGACCCGCCTGGTCAAGCTCAACACCAACGAAAACCCGTACGGCCCGTCGCCAAAAGCCCTGGCGGCGATGCAGACCGAACTCAACGACAACCTGCGTCTGTACCCGGATCCGAACAGCGACCTGCTGAAAAACGCCGTCGCCAAGTACTACGGCGTACAGAGCAATCAGGTGTTCCTCGGCAACGGTTCGGACGAAGTGCTGGCGCACATCTTCCACGGCCTGCTGCAACACGATCAGCCGATCCTGTTCCCGGACATCAGCTACAGCTTCTATCCGGTCTACTGCGGCCTTTACGGCATCAAGTTCGACGCGGTACCGCTGGACGCACAGTTCCGGATCAACCCGGCCGACTACGCCAAACCGAACGGCGGGATCATCTTCCCCAACCCGAACGCACCGACCGGTTGCCTGCTGGCGCTGGAAGCCGTCGAGCAGATTCTCAAGGCCAGCCCGGATTCGGTCGTGGTGGTCGACGAGGCCTATATCGACTTCGGCGGCGAAACCGCGATCACTCTGGTGGATCGTTATCCGAACCTGCTGGTGACCCAGACGCTGTCCAAGTCCCGTTCGCTGGCGGGCCTGCGGGTCGGTCTGGCGGTCGGGCATCCGGAGCTGATCGAGGCGCTGGAGCGGATCAAGAACAGCTTCAACTCCTACCCGATCGACCGCATGGCGAATGTCGGCGCGGCGGCGGCGTTCGAGGATCGCGAGTACTTCGACAAGACCTGCGCGCTGGTCATCGAAAGTCGCGAATGGGTGGTCGCGCAGTTGCAGGCAAAGGGTTTTGAAGTGCTGCCGTCAGCGGCGAACTTCATCTTCGCCCGGCATCCGCAACACGATGCGGCGGGGCTCGCGGCCAAACTGCGTGAGCAGGGTGTGATCGTGCGCCACTTCAAGCAGGAACGAATTGCCCAGTTCCTGCGGATCTCGATCGGTACGCCGGAGCAGAATCAGGCGTTGATCGACGGTCTCGGCGAGCTCTGA
- a CDS encoding DUF4198 domain-containing protein, giving the protein MQYGKTLVLFAALFAGQVSAHGLWTEQRRGNIEVVYGHGAEDNAFKAQKIGGAWAYDASGKMIPVSVERLADHARLKPLRSPAVMAVALNNGMWAQTSDKKWINKGRSEVPGAVEATETFKYSLAIYQPGAKLPKLDQIKLLILPEVDPLNVGPGKSLPVRVLIDGKPAAGVKLIGDYRSAPNTLSTETDKDGRAQVLVRNEGLNVIAAQVEVPVKDSAEVNSRGLFSSLTFLGEPHHE; this is encoded by the coding sequence ATGCAATACGGCAAAACCCTTGTACTCTTCGCCGCGCTGTTCGCCGGCCAGGTCTCGGCGCATGGCCTGTGGACTGAGCAACGCCGCGGCAATATCGAAGTGGTCTATGGCCACGGCGCCGAAGATAACGCGTTCAAGGCGCAGAAGATCGGCGGCGCGTGGGCTTATGACGCGAGCGGCAAAATGATTCCGGTCAGCGTTGAACGCCTCGCGGATCACGCCCGCTTGAAACCCTTGAGGTCGCCTGCGGTAATGGCCGTTGCGCTGAACAACGGCATGTGGGCGCAGACGTCTGACAAGAAGTGGATCAACAAGGGGCGCAGCGAAGTGCCAGGGGCTGTCGAGGCGACGGAGACCTTCAAATACAGTCTGGCGATTTACCAGCCGGGGGCGAAGTTGCCGAAACTGGATCAGATCAAATTGCTGATCCTGCCAGAGGTCGATCCGCTGAACGTTGGCCCGGGGAAATCATTGCCGGTGCGAGTATTGATCGATGGCAAACCGGCAGCGGGCGTGAAGTTGATCGGTGATTACCGCAGCGCGCCGAATACCTTGAGCACTGAAACCGACAAGGACGGTCGCGCGCAGGTGCTGGTGCGTAATGAAGGGTTGAATGTGATTGCGGCGCAGGTGGAAGTGCCGGTGAAGGACAGTGCTGAAGTGAACAGCAGGGGGTTGTTCAGTTCGTTGACGTTCCTGGGCGAACCGCATCACGAATAA
- a CDS encoding TonB-dependent siderophore receptor, translating to MSSRTKASLLGLSLGLLVDPAFAEEPTPLELDAISVISDYESPTGPVKGYRATRSSSATKTDTAIRDIPQAISVVPASVLKDLGSTSVERALDFAGGVSKQNNFGGLTLYEYSVRGFTTSEFYKDGFSANRGYPSTPDTANVERIEVLKGPAASLYGRGDPGGTVNIVTKKPQPEAFTTLQTSAGSWDRYRTALDVNTPLDDQNNVLSRINLAVEDNHSFRDHVDSHRVFVAPSISWQLNPDTSLLVESEIVRHNSTFDRGIVAPNNTWSGVSRSTFLGEPNDGNIDNHNNLLQATLEHHLNDNWKLRLASHYKEGKLWGDASENRPLNADGHTVNRRYRERDTNWHDSITQLELRGLFDLGPWQHELLIGSEYENFRKNERVTTIAGGPYAIDIYKPIYGQPKPNGARSGTDFFEHVESHALNLQDQIVFTDKLRGMIGARFEHFDQRIDDHSRNARSSQRHDALTQRAGLLYQLTPNTGVFANASTSFKPNNGLDASGKSFDPEEGVGYEVGIKNELFDERLSSTLAFFHIDKENVLALDPATDNSRAMGKARSRGFDLQVTGQVTDAVRVIGAFAWIDAEVTQGDVVIPTGSRILGVAKRSGSLLGVYEFQVGHLRGSDVGAAFTYVGDRSGEAGGDFELPAYHTVDLLAHYKASDNVTVGLNLNNLFDEKYYERSYSNYWVNPGEPRNFTVSLTLNL from the coding sequence ATGTCGTCTCGAACAAAGGCCTCCCTCCTCGGCCTGAGTCTCGGTTTGCTGGTCGATCCAGCCTTCGCCGAAGAACCCACCCCACTCGAACTCGACGCCATCAGCGTCATTTCCGACTACGAGTCACCGACAGGCCCGGTCAAGGGTTATCGCGCAACACGTTCCTCCAGCGCGACCAAAACCGATACAGCGATTCGTGATATTCCCCAAGCGATCAGCGTGGTACCCGCCAGCGTGCTCAAGGACCTGGGCAGCACCAGCGTCGAGCGCGCACTGGATTTTGCTGGCGGCGTGTCGAAGCAGAACAACTTCGGAGGCCTGACGCTCTACGAGTACAGCGTGCGCGGCTTTACCACCTCCGAATTTTACAAGGACGGTTTCAGCGCCAACCGGGGTTATCCCAGCACGCCGGATACCGCCAATGTCGAGCGCATCGAAGTGCTCAAGGGCCCGGCAGCGAGTCTTTATGGCCGGGGCGATCCCGGTGGCACGGTGAACATCGTCACCAAAAAGCCGCAGCCGGAAGCCTTCACCACCCTGCAAACCAGCGCCGGCAGTTGGGATCGCTATCGCACCGCACTCGACGTCAACACGCCGCTGGATGATCAGAACAATGTGCTCTCACGAATCAACCTTGCCGTAGAGGACAACCACAGCTTCCGCGATCACGTCGACAGCCACCGGGTATTCGTCGCGCCCTCAATCAGCTGGCAACTGAACCCGGACACATCGCTGCTGGTGGAAAGCGAAATCGTCCGCCACAACTCCACTTTCGACCGTGGCATCGTCGCACCGAACAACACGTGGAGCGGCGTCTCGCGCTCGACCTTTCTCGGCGAGCCCAACGACGGCAACATCGATAACCACAACAACTTGCTGCAAGCGACCCTCGAACATCATCTCAACGACAACTGGAAGCTGCGTCTGGCCAGCCATTACAAGGAAGGCAAACTCTGGGGCGACGCTTCCGAAAACCGCCCGTTGAACGCCGACGGCCACACCGTCAACCGCCGCTATCGCGAACGCGATACCAACTGGCACGACAGCATCACGCAACTGGAACTGCGCGGCCTGTTCGACCTCGGCCCGTGGCAGCACGAACTGCTGATCGGCAGCGAATACGAAAACTTCCGCAAGAACGAGCGCGTCACCACCATTGCCGGCGGGCCTTACGCCATCGACATCTACAAACCGATCTACGGCCAGCCGAAACCCAACGGCGCTCGCTCGGGCACGGATTTTTTCGAACACGTCGAAAGCCACGCGTTGAACCTGCAGGATCAGATTGTCTTCACCGACAAACTGCGCGGCATGATCGGCGCACGTTTCGAGCATTTCGACCAGCGCATCGACGACCACAGCCGTAACGCCAGGAGCAGCCAGCGTCACGACGCCCTCACCCAACGCGCTGGTCTGCTCTATCAACTGACGCCGAACACCGGCGTATTCGCCAACGCCTCGACCTCATTCAAACCGAACAACGGTCTCGACGCCTCTGGCAAATCCTTCGACCCCGAAGAGGGTGTCGGTTACGAAGTCGGCATCAAGAACGAACTGTTCGACGAACGCCTGAGCAGCACCCTCGCCTTCTTCCACATCGACAAGGAAAACGTTCTCGCCCTCGACCCGGCCACCGACAACAGCCGCGCCATGGGCAAGGCGCGCAGTCGCGGTTTCGACCTGCAAGTGACCGGGCAAGTGACCGACGCGGTGCGGGTCATAGGCGCCTTCGCCTGGATCGATGCCGAAGTGACCCAAGGCGACGTGGTGATTCCCACTGGCAGCCGCATCCTCGGCGTAGCCAAGCGCAGCGGCAGCCTGCTTGGGGTCTATGAATTTCAGGTTGGCCATCTGCGCGGCTCGGACGTAGGCGCCGCGTTCACCTACGTCGGCGACCGCTCCGGTGAAGCCGGTGGCGATTTCGAATTGCCGGCCTATCACACCGTCGACCTGCTGGCCCATTACAAGGCCAGCGACAACGTCACGGTCGGTCTGAATCTGAACAACCTCTTCGACGAAAAATATTACGAGCGCTCCTACAGCAACTACTGGGTCAACCCCGGCGAGCCGCGCAATTTCACCGTCAGCCTGACACTCAACCTGTAA
- the algW gene encoding Do family serine endopeptidase AlgW, whose translation MLKALRFFGWPLLAGVLIALLIIQRYPQWVGLPSLDVNLQQAPQTTSVQQGPVSYADAVTIAAPSVVNLYTTKVINKPSHPLFEDPQFRRFFGDNSPKQKRMESSLGSGVIMSPEGYILTNNHVTSGADQIVVALKDGRETLARVIGSDPETDLAVLKIDLKTLPSITVGRSDNIRIGDVALAIGNPFGVGQTVTMGIISATGRNQLGLNNYEDFIQTDAAINPGNSGGALVDANGNLTGINTAIFSKSGGSQGIGFAIPVKLAMEVMKSIIEHGQVIRGWLGIEVQPLTQELAESFGLSGRPGIVVAGIFRDGPAQKAGLQLGDVILSIDGEPAGDGRKSMNQVARIKPTDKVTIQVMRNGKELKLTAEIGLRPPPAPMKEKEE comes from the coding sequence ATGCTCAAGGCGCTGCGTTTTTTCGGCTGGCCGTTGTTGGCCGGCGTGCTTATCGCTCTGTTGATTATTCAGCGTTACCCGCAGTGGGTCGGGCTTCCGAGCCTCGACGTCAACCTGCAACAGGCCCCGCAAACCACCAGTGTGCAGCAGGGGCCGGTGTCCTATGCCGACGCGGTGACCATCGCCGCGCCGTCGGTGGTCAACCTCTACACCACCAAAGTCATCAACAAGCCGAGCCATCCGCTGTTCGAGGATCCGCAGTTCCGCCGTTTCTTCGGGGACAATTCGCCGAAGCAGAAGCGCATGGAATCGAGCCTCGGCTCCGGCGTGATCATGAGCCCGGAAGGCTACATCCTGACCAACAACCACGTCACCAGCGGTGCCGACCAGATCGTCGTGGCGCTCAAGGACGGTCGTGAAACACTGGCGCGGGTGATCGGCAGCGACCCGGAAACCGACCTCGCCGTCCTGAAGATCGACCTGAAAACCCTGCCGTCGATCACCGTCGGCCGCTCCGACAACATCCGCATCGGCGACGTCGCACTGGCCATCGGCAACCCGTTCGGCGTCGGCCAGACCGTGACCATGGGCATCATCAGCGCCACCGGCCGCAACCAGTTGGGCCTGAACAACTACGAAGACTTCATCCAGACCGACGCGGCGATCAACCCGGGCAACTCCGGTGGTGCGCTGGTCGACGCCAACGGCAACCTGACCGGCATCAACACCGCGATCTTCTCCAAGTCCGGCGGCTCCCAGGGCATCGGTTTTGCGATCCCGGTAAAACTGGCGATGGAAGTCATGAAGTCGATCATCGAGCACGGACAAGTCATTCGTGGCTGGCTGGGGATTGAAGTGCAACCGCTGACCCAGGAACTGGCCGAGTCGTTTGGCCTGTCCGGCCGTCCGGGGATCGTGGTGGCGGGCATTTTCCGCGACGGCCCGGCACAGAAAGCCGGCCTGCAACTGGGTGACGTGATTCTGAGCATCGACGGCGAACCGGCCGGTGATGGTCGCAAGTCGATGAACCAGGTGGCGCGGATCAAGCCGACCGACAAGGTCACGATTCAGGTCATGCGCAATGGCAAGGAGTTGAAGCTGACGGCTGAGATTGGTCTGCGTCCACCACCCGCGCCGATGAAAGAAAAAGAAGAATAA
- a CDS encoding Nif3-like dinuclear metal center hexameric protein: protein MAVALSTLVEEADRYLGSAKIADYCPNGLQVEGRPQVMRIVSGVTASQALLDAAVEADADLVLVHHGYFWKGENPCITGMKQRRLKTLLKHDISLLGYHLPLDLHPDVGNNVQLARQLDITVEGPLDPDNLKIVGLVGSLSEPMTPRDFARKVQEVMGREPLLVEGSAMIRRVGWCTGGGQGYIDNAIAAGVDLFLSGEASEQTFHSARENDISFIAAGHHATERYGVQALGDYLAKRFALEHIFIDCPNPI from the coding sequence ATGGCCGTTGCCCTCAGTACCCTGGTCGAAGAAGCCGACCGTTACCTCGGCAGTGCGAAAATTGCCGATTATTGCCCCAACGGCCTGCAGGTCGAGGGCCGTCCGCAGGTGATGCGCATCGTCAGTGGCGTTACCGCCAGTCAGGCGTTGCTCGATGCCGCCGTCGAGGCCGACGCCGATCTGGTGCTGGTGCATCACGGTTATTTCTGGAAGGGCGAGAACCCGTGCATTACCGGGATGAAGCAGCGCCGATTGAAGACGCTGCTCAAGCACGATATCAGTCTGCTCGGTTATCACCTGCCGCTGGATCTGCACCCGGACGTCGGCAACAACGTGCAACTGGCCCGTCAGTTGGATATCACCGTCGAAGGGCCGCTGGATCCGGATAATCTGAAGATCGTCGGTCTGGTCGGTTCCCTGAGCGAACCGATGACCCCGCGTGACTTCGCCCGCAAGGTGCAGGAGGTCATGGGTCGTGAACCGCTGCTGGTCGAAGGCAGCGCGATGATCCGTCGGGTTGGCTGGTGCACCGGTGGCGGTCAGGGTTACATCGACAATGCGATCGCGGCCGGTGTCGATCTGTTCCTCAGTGGCGAAGCCTCCGAGCAGACGTTCCACAGCGCCCGGGAAAACGACATCAGCTTCATCGCCGCCGGTCACCATGCCACCGAACGCTATGGTGTGCAGGCGCTGGGTGACTATCTGGCGAAGCGCTTTGCCCTGGAGCATATCTTCATCGACTGCCCGAATCCGATCTGA
- the cysD gene encoding sulfate adenylyltransferase subunit CysD, protein MVDKLTHLKQLEAESIHIIREVAAEFDNPVMLYSIGKDSAVMLHLARKAFFPGKLPFPVMHVDTRWKFQEMYKFRDKMVEELGLDLITHINPDGVAQNINPFTHGSAKHTDIMKTEGLKQALDKHGFDAAFGGARRDEEKSRAKERVYSFRDSKHRWDPKNQRPELWNVYNGKVNKGESIRVFPLSNWTELDIWQYIYLEGIPIVPLYFAAEREVIEKNGTLIMIDDERILEHLSDEDKARIVKKKVRFRTLGCYPLTGAVESEAESLTDIIQEMLLTRTSERQGRVIDHDGAGSMEDKKRQGYF, encoded by the coding sequence ATGGTCGACAAACTGACGCATCTGAAACAGCTGGAGGCGGAAAGCATCCACATCATCCGCGAGGTGGCCGCCGAGTTCGACAACCCGGTGATGCTGTACTCCATCGGTAAAGACTCCGCCGTGATGCTGCATCTGGCACGCAAGGCGTTCTTCCCGGGCAAACTGCCGTTTCCGGTGATGCACGTCGACACCCGCTGGAAATTCCAGGAAATGTACAAGTTCCGCGACAAGATGGTCGAAGAGCTTGGCCTGGACCTCATCACTCACATCAACCCCGATGGCGTGGCGCAGAACATCAACCCGTTCACCCACGGCAGCGCCAAGCACACCGACATCATGAAGACCGAGGGCCTGAAGCAGGCACTCGACAAGCATGGTTTCGACGCAGCTTTCGGTGGTGCCCGTCGCGATGAAGAGAAGTCCCGCGCCAAGGAGCGCGTCTACTCGTTCCGCGACAGCAAACACCGCTGGGACCCGAAGAATCAGCGTCCCGAGCTGTGGAACGTCTACAACGGCAAGGTCAACAAGGGCGAATCCATTCGTGTGTTCCCGTTGTCGAACTGGACCGAGCTGGACATCTGGCAGTACATCTACCTCGAGGGCATCCCGATCGTGCCGCTGTACTTCGCCGCCGAACGCGAAGTGATCGAGAAGAACGGCACGCTGATCATGATCGACGACGAGCGCATCCTCGAGCACCTGTCTGATGAAGACAAAGCGCGCATCGTCAAAAAGAAAGTGCGTTTCCGTACCCTTGGCTGCTACCCGTTGACGGGCGCGGTGGAGTCCGAGGCCGAAAGCCTGACGGACATCATTCAGGAAATGCTCCTGACGCGAACTTCCGAGCGCCAGGGCCGGGTCATCGACCACGATGGCGCAGGCTCGATGGAAGACAAGAAACGTCAGGGTTATTTCTAA